The DNA region ATGCCAAATCTCGAAAAGAAAGCCAGCGAGTCGCACCTAGTCGAGCCAGCCGTGTCCAGACAGGCAGCCAGCAGGACGCACCCGACGACAACTGCTGCACGTCGTGATAGCCTCACGCAGCCGTCACTCGCACACTGACCTACTCACTCACCCACGTACAACTTACTACTGCTCAACAACCCACGCACCAACTCACCGTCCCATCCACATAgccaccccccctcctttcccgAGCGTCCATCATCATGGACCTCACCGCCCAGTTCcgcgcctccctcctcgcgcagtccttcccccctccctccacaaCCTTCCTcacctccctcctcgccacgcgctccccccctccaccgCTCCCTTCCCTGCTCGCCACCGCAAAggcccgcctcctcgcctgcgacctcaccaccagcacctcTGTCGACCGCGCGatgctcgccgcgctgccctccaccaccaccgcctcgtcgtcatcatcctcctcgtcctctagcaacaacaacaataatCACGCCAACAGAAACAGCGCCATCACAAACAACAATAACGCACCGGtagcatcagcagcagcggcggcaaaggaAATCAGGATCCAGCGCGACGTCCACGTCcaggtcctcgacgtcgagaacctcagcgccagccgctgggagcaggtcgaggagctcgaggccgtggccAGGGGCGAGCGCACCCGCGGGAGGCAGGTCGTGCGCGTGgtgcccgccgacgacgatgatgggaCCACCGACGCGAgccagacgcagacgcagacgcagacaacgacgagcaccactaccaccaccaccacctcacaGGCCAGAGGTGCTGCGGGAAGTGGTATtccaacagcaacagccgcaGTCCCCGCGGGACCGAACGCGACGCACCGCCTCGTGCTGCAAGACCACCAGGGCAACCGCATCTACGCCGtggagctgcggcgcgtGGACCGCATCGCCGTGGGCAGGACGGGCATCGGGGAGAAGATGGTtctgcgggcgggcaccgTGATTTCGCGCGGCAGCGTGTTGCTCACGCCCGAGACGTGCACGGTTCTGGGCGGCAGGGTCGAGGCGTGGCACGAGGCGTGGCTGCAGGGCCGTCTGGCGAGGTTGAaggaggcggtgggcggcggcgacgggccgcgcTGATGCATCATGTCATGCATACGTGCATATGTGCATACGTTTCTGTTTCTCCGTCGACAGCGCGTCGATGTACTTTTGCAGTTCTATCAAGATACCCCCAGCCATGACCATGATACTGGATGCATATTCTCAACcatgcccctccccctgaATGCCAACAACACCTCTGCAAATGCCCGTCTACATGCCTGCCGTGGCCACCTCTAGGGCCACCCATCCAGGTTTCTCCCATGGCGCAAGCATGGTAGCTCTCTGCGCGTCCGCGGCCTTGCCCGTGCCGGCATAGGCGCTGGCAAGGTCCTGAGCCTCCAGCACGCCCCGCGGCGGTATGCCCCTGACGGCCACCTCGAGGGCCATCTGGGACGCGTACGGATCGCCCGTCGTTTCCGCGAGGGACGACCACCCGTGCGGGAGATGCGGATACAGCATCACGTCCTGCTGGATCTGCGTCAACATGTCCTGCTCTGTGCGGCCGTCACCCAGGCCGGCAATGGCCCGGAGCACCTCGCCAATGTGCGACTGTTCCGTCGTCGTGACGCGTTCGTTGGTACGAAGCTTCTGGAGTTCCTCCACGACAGCTTCCAGGCTATCTTCGTCCTGGTCTAGCAGCGCGATGACGCCAAGCAGAACAACACTCTGGACATGATCCGGCCGCCTCTCAATCACTTCGAACAGGGCTGAGCGGGCCTTATCCCGCGACTCCTCCGAGCCTTGCGCCCAAAGAACCTGGGCAAGAAGACACGTCGCGTCAGGGCTGTTGTCCGACTCTCCCAGCGCGGCCTCGAAGCACTTTTGCGCCTCGTCGTACTGCTCCAAGTAGTATTGCCCTAAACCGACGGTCAGGTGCGCTGATAACCTAGCCTTCTTCCGTTGCTCGCCCGTCAActcgctctcgctctcgTCACCGCTCAGGCCGAGAGCCATGTCGCCGCACTCCACGGCTTGGCCGTAcgacccggcggcgaggtacGCCCTCGCCAAGTCGGTCTTTGCTAATGTGAACCGCGCAAGACTGTCCGCAGACTCGGTGGCCTCATAGTCAGCCTCGATAAGGTCGCAAATCTTTTCCAGCGTCTGCACTGCAGGGGCATGCTCCCTCGTCCGCTCCTGGAGCATGGTTGACAAATGGCCAAATGCCATGTCTTGAGGGCGCAGGCTTTGCAACTGATTTAGTGCAAATAGCGGCTGTATGAGAGAAGCCACAGTCATGTTAGGCGGAGCCGTGAGGATGTGGTCGAAGGTAGATGCCGAGTAGTGCCGCCGTGTGGGAACTGACGAGGCCTCGGAAATCTCCATGGCATGTGTGAAGAGTCCCCGGGCCTCCTTTGCGTTGCCGACAAGCAGCGCAACGAATCCCTGTCCCAGCCAGGCGTGTGCGTAGTCCGGGTCTGCCGACTGTGCTCGAGTGAATGCCTCGTTTGCCACCCTCATGTCACCAGACAGCAAGGCCAAGACCCCCAGATTGGTCCAAGCCACCGGGCTGCGCTCGTTCAAGTGCAGGCTCCTGACGAACGCGTGTTGCGCAACGGGCGGGTTGATGTCGCTTGTCACCACTCCAAGCGCGTTCCAAAACTCGGAATTGCCACTCTCCAGCTCGATGGCTCGCTTGAACGCCCTCACCGCGGCCCTGACGTAGTTGCCCGACTTCTTCCGCTGCGGGACCGGCAAGCATGAGTGCGCGCGAAACTCGGCCCAGCCCAAGTTGTAGTGTGCGACGGCTTGCGCATGGATGTCGCCTGAGGAAACGTGAATGGCCAGCTTGTGGCACAGAATGGTTGCGTGAAGGCACCGTGTAATGCTGCCGCCCATGACGTCTCCATCTCCGTTGGTGCTGGGGGCATAGACGACGTCTGTTGCAACCTTGTCCACTGCACTGAGCGTGTCAAAAGCTTGTTGATTCCCGCTCTCCAAAAGCCCCTTGGTGGCCTGGGATGGAAAATCAGCAGCACGACTCTGAACAGACGAGAACACGGAGCAAGCGTCCGCAAGGCTCTTCCAAAAGTTGAATGTGTCTCGCACACTCCCACTCGTGGTGGCTGCAAAGTCGATGGTGTCCATGGCAAGCTGGACAGCCTTTCCAAACAAACCCTTTTCCACACATGCCAGAGCGTTGTCCACGAGAGTCTGCATTAGCGCAATGATGACTCCCTCTTCTCCAGCATGAGTCTGTAGCACGGCTTGATATAGGGCAATTGACTCGTCATAGTCGCCCAGTTCTCGCTTGATATTGGCGAGCATGTACTTGGTGAACCACGTGTCGCCGGATATGTCGACGGTGCTCTCCGTCTCCAGGCTCTGTGCATTCATTATGGCCTTTGTGGCGGCAATGTATCGCCCGGAGCTGTGGTAACTCTCGCCCAAGCCGACCCACGAATGGTAGTCTCCAGGCGAGAGCCTGAGTGCGGCCTGAAACGACACAATCGCTTTGTGAACGTCCTGCTTGTTGAGCTCGGCCACGCCTAGCGCGGCAAACGGCCAGCTGATTCCCTTCCTCTTCGACCCAGGCGGTGGTTTGACCTTGCCCGAGTCTACCACGCGCTGGGCAACAAGCTCTACCCGATCCCAGTCGCCGTCTTCTGCAAACGACCGGGCCAATCGCTCCGCGGCGACAACCTCTGCCGACGACAGCTCGAGCGCCTTCTGGAAGCACCGACGCGCTCTCTTCCGATCTTTGGCGTAGTCGTTGTAGAATATGCCAAGGCTGGTGTATGTCGGAGCGTGGTTGAGGTTACTGTTGAGAGCGGCCAGCCAGTATGCATATGCACTATCGCCCTTTCGCTGTTTTCTCGCCTGCCGACTCGAGTCCAGGTTCCAAATGCAGGAGCCGATACGGTATTGAGTGTCAGCGAGCAAatccttgtcgtcggcttTCTTTtgctccagctgctggacGCAGTCCAAGagctcggccttggcggTCTGCCAGTCCCCTTTCAAGGCCTTGACCCAGGCCGCCTCAGACCTGACGCGGATATTCGAGGGGTCGCGCCCGAGCGCACGAGTTAGGTAGTCAACGGCCTCATCGTactcctcctcttcctcaaAGATGAGCCCCACGCCGatcatggccggcgtcgaaGTCTCGTCATGCTCAAGCACCTTGTCAAATAGGGCTTTGGCTTCTTGGTGATGCCTAGGCGACTGGTAGTAGACCAGCGCTGTGCCCAGGGAAAGCGAGTACGCGTCACAAGTGTTGCGAAAGGAGAGGCCTGTTCTTGTGCGCTCCTTGGCAGCGAACTGCTGGGCCTTGCGCATGAGCTCGACCGTGCTCTCGTACTCGCCAAGGTGAAGAAAGTAATGGCCGACTAAACGATACGCAAAGGTGGACTCGGTGCCTGTGATGCCCTCGGTGATCATGATGAGGCGATCGTCGTCTGTCAGCGGGACGAATGACGTGGGAACAccgccgtcctcatcgtcatcttcgcTGTCATCTGACCCGGCCATTGACGCGGCCTTCTTCTCTGTCTCGGCGGGTGCGGGGAACGGCGATATGGCGCTCGTCAGGTAGCCCGTGATGACCTTGTAAAGATCGCTGTCGGGAAAGAAGCCGCAGTACTCTCGCAAGACGTTGACATCCCAGTCCTTGATGTCTTTGTGGTCTTGCCAGTTGATGGCAATGTCCCACGCCAGCTTGAAGGGGTGCTTGATGATGACCATGTCGCTTGCGAGGCCACGTACTttggcctg from Purpureocillium takamizusanense chromosome 3, complete sequence includes:
- a CDS encoding uncharacterized protein (EggNog:ENOG503P3I3~COG:S); translation: MDLTAQFRASLLAQSFPPPSTTFLTSLLATRSPPPPLPSLLATAKARLLACDLTTSTSVDRAMLAALPSTTTASSSSSSSSSSNNNNNHANRNSAITNNNNAPVASAAAAAKEIRIQRDVHVQVLDVENLSASRWEQVEELEAVARGERTRGRQVVRVVPADDDDGTTDASQTQTQTQTTTSTTTTTTTSQARGAAGSGIPTATAAVPAGPNATHRLVLQDHQGNRIYAVELRRVDRIAVGRTGIGEKMVLRAGTVISRGSVLLTPETCTVLGGRVEAWHEAWLQGRLARLKEAVGGGDGPR
- the SKI3 gene encoding Superkiller protein 3 (EggNog:ENOG503NU3G~COG:A~BUSCO:EOG09260779) codes for the protein MSGSKALLKSINDAIRQQNFDDAIEQAQGYLKKDPKNYQALIFLAFALDKTNRLDEAETVYQNATALRPQDAQAYQGLIKIYEKQGAKKLPEYQRAVVSLAHVFRDADDMFKCQDVVDKFVDFARAQGDKLQYADALWIQLPDSPLYQVLEGRFPHPARTYETIALILEEFEKKRINTLIGERRTRLGATLTDVTVEVKREVFSLSKLEHIYRQLINWTSDDDVRRTYEEKLLQHCHDRLLVAPAAGKADEQAKVRGLASDMVIIKHPFKLAWDIAINWQDHKDIKDWDVNVLREYCGFFPDSDLYKVITGYLTSAISPFPAPAETEKKAASMAGSDDSEDDDEDGGVPTSFVPLTDDDRLIMITEGITGTESTFAYRLVGHYFLHLGEYESTVELMRKAQQFAAKERTRTGLSFRNTCDAYSLSLGTALVYYQSPRHHQEAKALFDKVLEHDETSTPAMIGVGLIFEEEEEYDEAVDYLTRALGRDPSNIRVRSEAAWVKALKGDWQTAKAELLDCVQQLEQKKADDKDLLADTQYRIGSCIWNLDSSRQARKQRKGDSAYAYWLAALNSNLNHAPTYTSLGIFYNDYAKDRKRARRCFQKALELSSAEVVAAERLARSFAEDGDWDRVELVAQRVVDSGKVKPPPGSKRKGISWPFAALGVAELNKQDVHKAIVSFQAALRLSPGDYHSWVGLGESYHSSGRYIAATKAIMNAQSLETESTVDISGDTWFTKYMLANIKRELGDYDESIALYQAVLQTHAGEEGVIIALMQTLVDNALACVEKGLFGKAVQLAMDTIDFAATTSGSVRDTFNFWKSLADACSVFSSVQSRAADFPSQATKGLLESGNQQAFDTLSAVDKVATDVVYAPSTNGDGDVMGGSITRCLHATILCHKLAIHVSSGDIHAQAVAHYNLGWAEFRAHSCLPVPQRKKSGNYVRAAVRAFKRAIELESGNSEFWNALGVVTSDINPPVAQHAFVRSLHLNERSPVAWTNLGVLALLSGDMRVANEAFTRAQSADPDYAHAWLGQGFVALLVGNAKEARGLFTHAMEISEASSVPTRRHYSASTFDHILTAPPNMTVASLIQPLFALNQLQSLRPQDMAFGHLSTMLQERTREHAPAVQTLEKICDLIEADYEATESADSLARFTLAKTDLARAYLAAGSYGQAVECGDMALGLSGDESESELTGEQRKKARLSAHLTVGLGQYYLEQYDEAQKCFEAALGESDNSPDATCLLAQVLWAQGSEESRDKARSALFEVIERRPDHVQSVVLLGVIALLDQDEDSLEAVVEELQKLRTNERVTTTEQSHIGEVLRAIAGLGDGRTEQDMLTQIQQDVMLYPHLPHGWSSLAETTGDPYASQMALEVAVRGIPPRGVLEAQDLASAYAGTGKAADAQRATMLAPWEKPGWVALEVATAGM